The following proteins are encoded in a genomic region of Stigmatopora nigra isolate UIUO_SnigA chromosome 3, RoL_Snig_1.1, whole genome shotgun sequence:
- the LOC144194207 gene encoding uncharacterized protein LOC144194207 isoform X1, whose product MPMRCIVAGCGKTNKQGVSLHTFPKDKNMKRIWTAKVKLNRAHWEGPSDTSVICSAHFEASDFEDSEALWAEFGLKKKKRLKANAIPNIESNRRGLEIRVPESEMSGRGQTEWLSDIDDQSIVRVRVCSDHFGNDVSDDDFSPEKHDSAHVKQEEAELDTLYIKKEEEEDEITTFPIPFIVKSEEGEDGPSRVERTWFSNPTPKEVSEGDLHPKKQHPRHLKHERPYSSEEAEPESPYIKEEQEDEMAEFPMTVFGKNQEDEGPSGQCRAEKTLFRDLTPKEVSEGDLDPEKRDPLYVKRERPYILREAEPGRPDLKKEEDDIIHFPITVFVKSQEGEGPSGERAENPLFDEPTPTGEGPSLPHRLLPPLSGSDDDVTSHSSDAQANDEDIDLDPMSSKSLKRPSLKKRGRKCVGGKPFACCRCDKSYSWKYKLIEHTRRHTGEKPFVCTICGKQFRENRELKSHMQTHTGEKPFACSFCHKQFSRKQQLTAHARAHTGDEKPFACTLCEKRFTTKDNLIIHTRTHTGEKPFACSLCDKTFPRKHQLTTHMSSHTGEKPFPCSVCGKSFLTNARLRIHAKTHAEKKPFVCTFCGKTFAERGQLKSHARTHTGEKPFACSLCERRFSWKHQLTIHTRTHTGEKPYPCSVCDAKYPRKVDLIVHTITHTGEKPYPCSICHKRFSWKHHLTVHTRTHTGEMAFPCTVCSKRFLTNTRLKRHLKTHAEAKSFECPCCSKTFSGKGELKNHQRVHTGEKPFVCEVCGQRFCWRNQFITHMRTHTGEKNPFGCSFCDKRFSWKHQLTTHQRTHTGEKKPFACSFCDQTFSWKHLLTGHIRTHTGEKPFPCLVCGKKYSTNTTLKRHAKTHAQKKTLPCTSSGQTLAEKEPLKSPPRTHTDENPFACSLCQMRFPRKFQLTLHTRTHTKKKKAFSCPACAQSFSWKHRLLAHMRTHSGEKPFPCSLCEKSFAQNAQLQIHVRSHTGEKPFACEVCGKTFANKGSQTRHTKMHCREKPEKDDLTKDI is encoded by the exons ATGCCGATGAGATGCATTGTTGCCGGTTGCGGAAAGACCAACAAGCAAGGAGTGAGTTTGCACACCTTCCCAAaggacaaaaatatgaaaagaataTGGACCGCTAAAGTCAAGTTGAATAGGGCACACTGGGAAGGACCGTCGGACACCAGCGTCATATGCAGCGCGCATTTCGAAGCATCCGACTTTGAGGATTCCGAGGCGTTGTGGGCAGAATTtggcttgaaaaagaaaaaaagactgaagGCCAACGCCATCCCAAACATCGAGTCCAATCGCAGAGGCTTGGAAATCAGG GTCCCGGAGTCTGAAATGTCGGGAAGAGGGCAGACGGAGTGGCTGAGCGATATCGACGACCAATCCATCGTGCGTGTTCGTGTGTGTAGCGATCACTTTGGCAACG ATGTCAGCGATGATGACTTTAGCCCAGAGAAACATGACTCCGCCCACGTTAAGCAAGAGGAGGCGGAGCTAGATACCCtgtacattaaaaaagaagaagaagaagatgagatCACCACGTTTCCAATCCCCTTCATCGTCAAGAGCGAAGAAGGCGAAGATGGTCCGAGCCGAGTGGAAAGGACATGGTTTTCGAACCCGACGCCAAAAG AGGTCAGTGAAGGAGATCTCCACCCCAAGAAGCAACATCCTCGTCACCTTAAACACGAAAGGCCGTACAGCTCAGAGGAGGCGGAGCCAGAGAGCCCTTACATcaaagaggaacaagaagatgAAATGGCCGAGTTCCCAATGACTGTCTTTGGGAAAAACCAAGAAGAcgaaggtccaagtggacagtGCAGAGCGGAAAAGACTTTGTTTCGAGACCTGACGCCAAAAG AGGTCAGTGAAGGAGATCTTGACCCCGAGAAGCGCGATCCCCTCTATGTTAAACGGGAGAGGCCGTACATCTTAAGGGAGGCGGAGCCAGGGAGGCCCGAccttaaaaaagaagaagacgaTATCATCCACTTCCCAATCACTGTCTTTGTGAAGAGCCAGGAAGGTGAAGGCCCAAGTGGAGAGAGGGCTGAAAATCCTTTGTTTGACGAGCCGACACCAACAGGTGAGGGACCATCGCTGCCGCACCGCCTCTTACCGCCGCTCTCGGGCAGCGACGACGACGTCACGTCCCACTCTTCTGACGCTCAGGCGAATGATGAGGACATTGACCTCGACCCAATGTCTTCCAAATCTTTAAAGAGGCCCTCGTTGAAAAAACGTGGACGAAAATGCGTGGGCGGGAAACCTTTTGCCTGCTGCCGCTGCGATAAAAGCTATTCTTGGAAGTACAAGTTAATAGAACACACAAGAAGACACACTGGAGAAAAGCCGTTTGTCTGCACAATTTGTGGCAAACAATTCAGGGAGAATCGAGAGTTAAAAAgtcacatgcaaacacacaccgGAGAGAAGCCTTTCGCCTGCTCCTTCTGCCATAAACAATTTTCTCGAAAGCAACAGTTAACAGCGCACGCGCGTGCGCACACGGGAGATGAGAAACCTTTTGCCTGCACACTGTGTGAGAAAAGATTCACTACCAAGGACAATTTAATCATACATACCCGCACACACACTGGGGAGAAGCCTTTCGCCTGCTCACTTTGCGATAAAACCTTTCCCCGAAAGCATCAGTTAACGACACACATGAGCTCACACACTGGGGAAAAGCCTTTCCCCTGCTCAGTGTGCGGCAAAAGCTTCTTGACCAACGCAAGATTACGAATACACGCCAAGACGCATGCCGAGAAGAAACCTTTTGTCTGCACATTTTGCGGTAAAACATTCGCCGAGAGGGGCCAATTGAAAAGTCACGCCAGGACGCACACTGGAGAGAAGCCTTTTGCCTGCTCGCTTTGCGAGCGACGTTTCTCTTGGAAGCATCAGCTAACcatacacacacgtacgcaCACTGGGGAAAAACCCTATCCTTGTTCCGTTTGCGATGCGAAATATCCCCGGAAGGTGGATTTAATTGTTCACACCATAACACACACGGGAGAGAAGCCTTATCCTTGCTCAATTTGCCATAAACGATTCTCCTGGAAGCATCATTTAActgtacacacacgcacacacaccggAGAGATGGCTTTTCCTTGCACAGTGTGTAGTAAAAGGTTCCTGACTAACACGAGGTTAAAAAGACATCTGAAGACGCACGCCGAGGCAAAAAGCTTTGAGTGCCCGTGTTGCAGCAAAACATTTTCCGGGAAGGGAGAGTTAAAAAATCACCAGAGGGtacacactggggagaaaccctTTGTCTGCGaggtttgtggtcaaagattttgTTGGAGGAATCAGTTTATAACGCACATGCGTACGCACACCGGCGAGAAGAATCCTTTCGGCTGCTCCTTTTGCGACAAAAGATTCTCTTGGAAGCACCAGCTGACAACACACCAGCGTACGCACACGGGAGAGAAGAAACCTTTTGCCTGCTCATTTTGTGATCAAACATTTTCTTGGAAACATCTTTTGACAGGGCACATCCGCACGCACACCGGAGAAAAGCCTTTCCCCTGCTTAGTGTGCGGTAAGAAATACTCGACCAACACCACTTTGAAAAGACACGCAAAGACGCACGCCCAGAAAAAAACTTTGCCCTGCACGTCCAGTGGTCAAACTTTGGCCGAAAAGGAACCGTTAAAAAGCCCCCCGAGGACACATACCGACGAGAACCCTTTTGCCTGCTCGCTTTGCCAGATGAGATTCCCTCGGAAGTTTCAATTAACGCTACACACGCGTACTCacaccaagaagaagaaagctTTCTCCTGCCCCGCTTGCGCTCAAAGCTTTTCTTGGAAGCATCGGTTGCTAGCGCACATGAGAACACACAGTGGAGAAAAACCCTTTCCCTGTTCACTTTGCGAGAAGAGTTTTGCTCAAAATGCACAATTACAAATCCACGTGAGATCGCACACCGGAGAGAAACCGTTCGCTTGCGAGGTTTGCGGCAAAACCTTTGCCAACAAAGGAAGCCAaacaagacacacaaaaatgcacTGTAGAGAAAAGCCAGAAAAAGATGATCTCACAAAGGACATTTAA
- the LOC144194207 gene encoding uncharacterized protein LOC144194207 isoform X4, with protein MPMRCIVAGCGKTNKQGVSLHTFPKDKNMKRIWTAKVKLNRAHWEGPSDTSVICSAHFEASDFEDSEALWAEFGLKKKKRLKANAIPNIESNRRGLEIRVPESEMSGRGQTEWLSDIDDQSIVRVRVCSDHFGNDVSDDDFSPEKHDSAHVKQEEAELDTLYIKKEEEEDEITTFPIPFIVKSEEGEDGPSRVERTWFSNPTPKEVSEGDLHPKKQHPRHLKHERPYSSEEAEPESPYIKEEQEDEMAEFPMTVFGKNQEDEGPSGQCRAEKTLFRDLTPKEVSEADLDPEKQHLPHLKQENLYIQERNDEVTTFPWTTCVNSQQDEGPSPESRAEIPCYQDPTTIGEGPSLPDRHSMPLSDSDDVTSHSSDTDCEQGLDLQSMSSKFLNKSLSQSDAIECAGEKPFGCSHCGERFFNKGTLHEHKRTVHTAQKPFACSVCNKRFSWKYHLTRHTRKHTGENPFLCSVCGKSFSEQAYLERHARTHTGEKPFACSLCDKKFPLMMQLKNHARTHSGETPFACLLCEQRFSWKSQLMAHMHTHAGEKPFACPLCPKKFARERNLTIHSRIHTGERLFPCPHCPQTFSRKHQLAIHARAHTGEKPFPCSICGKRFTQKGYLSVHAKTHTGENLFPCSLCDKKFLTNALLQRHTKRHHGKKVFTCTTCGATFPEEEALKSHVNFHVEEQPCACPQCGQQFSQLRHLAAHLRTHVAEKPFGCSICPKKFTTERSLSVHQRRHNREKLFACSECDRSFFSKNELVAHERVHSGEKPFPCSVCGKQFLEEKHLRAHAKTHTGEKPFACSVCEKRFSGKRWLMAHVQMHAGERPFPCSVCGKCFLLKGDLNVHTRTHSGEKPYICTVCGKAFSSKGNLTKHTKKHAAEKPLS; from the exons ATGCCGATGAGATGCATTGTTGCCGGTTGCGGAAAGACCAACAAGCAAGGAGTGAGTTTGCACACCTTCCCAAaggacaaaaatatgaaaagaataTGGACCGCTAAAGTCAAGTTGAATAGGGCACACTGGGAAGGACCGTCGGACACCAGCGTCATATGCAGCGCGCATTTCGAAGCATCCGACTTTGAGGATTCCGAGGCGTTGTGGGCAGAATTtggcttgaaaaagaaaaaaagactgaagGCCAACGCCATCCCAAACATCGAGTCCAATCGCAGAGGCTTGGAAATCAGG GTCCCGGAGTCTGAAATGTCGGGAAGAGGGCAGACGGAGTGGCTGAGCGATATCGACGACCAATCCATCGTGCGTGTTCGTGTGTGTAGCGATCACTTTGGCAACG ATGTCAGCGATGATGACTTTAGCCCAGAGAAACATGACTCCGCCCACGTTAAGCAAGAGGAGGCGGAGCTAGATACCCtgtacattaaaaaagaagaagaagaagatgagatCACCACGTTTCCAATCCCCTTCATCGTCAAGAGCGAAGAAGGCGAAGATGGTCCGAGCCGAGTGGAAAGGACATGGTTTTCGAACCCGACGCCAAAAG AGGTCAGTGAAGGAGATCTCCACCCCAAGAAGCAACATCCTCGTCACCTTAAACACGAAAGGCCGTACAGCTCAGAGGAGGCGGAGCCAGAGAGCCCTTACATcaaagaggaacaagaagatgAAATGGCCGAGTTCCCAATGACTGTCTTTGGGAAAAACCAAGAAGAcgaaggtccaagtggacagtGCAGAGCGGAAAAGACTTTGTTTCGAGACCTGACGCCAAAAG AGGTCAGTGAGGCAGATCTTGACCctgagaagcaacatctccccCACCTCAAACAGGAGAATCTGTACATCCAAGAGAGAAATGATGAAGTCACCACATTTCCATGGACAACCTGCGTGAACAGCCAACAAGATGAAGGTCCGAGTCCAGAGAGCCGAGCAGAAATTCCATGCTATCAAGACCCGACAACAATAGGTGAGGGCCCATCGCTGCCGGACCGCCATTCAATGCCGCTTTCAGACAGCGACGATGTCACGTCCCATTCTTCTGACACTGATTGCGAACAAGGTCTTGATCTTCAGTCAATGTCTTCCAAATTCTTAAACAAGTCATTGTCGCAAAGCGATGCAATAGAATGCgctggtgagaaaccttttgGCTGCTCCCATTGCGGCGAACGATTTTTCAACAAAGGCACTCTCCACGAACACAAAAGGACTGTGCACACGGCCCAGAAACCCTTCGCCTGCTCCGTTTGCAACAAAAGGTTTTCTTGGAAGTATCACCTGACCAGGCACACGCGTAAACACACGGGTGAAAACCCCTTCCTCTGCTCCGTTTGTGGCAAAAGTTTCTCCGAGCAGGCGTACTTAGAAAGACATGCCAGGACCCACACCGGAGAAAAGCCGTTCGCCTGCTCGCTTTGTGATAAGAAATTCCCTCTGATGATGCAGTTAAAGAACCACGCTCGAACGCACAGCGGCGAGACACCGTTCGCCTGCTTGCTCTGCGAGCAGCGCTTTTCTTGGAAAAGTCAACTCATGGCGCACATGCACACGCACGCTGGGGAAAAACCTTTTGCCTGCCCGCTTTGCCCAAAGAAATTTGCCAGGGAGCGCAACTTAACAATCCACAGCAGGATCCACACCGGAGAGAGACTCTTCCCCTGCCCGCATTGCCCCCAAACGTTTTCCAGGAAGCATCAGTTGGCGATACACGCACGAGCgcacactggagaaaaacctTTTCCCTGCTCCATCTGCGGGAAAAGATTCACTCAAAAGGGATATTTGAGTGTGCACGCCAAGACGCACACGGGAGAGAACCTCTTTCCCTGCTCCCTTTGCGATAAGAAATTCTTGACCAACGCACTGTTGCAAAGACACACCAAGAGACACCATGGGAAGAAAGTTTTCACCTGCACCACTTGTGGGGCGACATTTCCAGAGGAGGAAGCTCTAAAAAGTCACGTTAATTTTCACGTCGAAGAGCAGCCTTGCGCCTGCCCACAGTGCGGACAACAATTTTCCCAGCTACGTCACTTAGCGGCACACCTTAGGACGCATGTTGCAGAGAAACCGTTTGGCTGCTCGATCTGCCCCAAGAAATTCACTACGGAGCGAAGTTTGAGTGTGCACCAAAGAAGACACAATAGGGAGAAGCTTTTCGCCTGCTCCGAATGTGATCGGAGTTTTTTCAGCAAAAACGAGTTGGTCGCGCACGAGCGCGTGCACTCTGGAGAGAAACCCTTTCCCTGTTCCGTCTGCGGCAAACAATTTCTCGAGGAGAAACATCTGCGCGCGCATGCCAAGACGCACACCGGAGAGAAACCCTTTGCCTGCTCCGTTTGCGAGAAAAGATTCTCCGGGAAGCGTTGGCTGATGGCGCACGTGCAAATGCACGCCGGAGAAAGACCTTTCCCCTGCTCTGTTTGCGGTAAATGTTTCCTCTTGAAGGGGGATTTGAACGTGCATACGAGGACCCACAGTGGGGAGAAACCTTACATTTGCACAGTGTGTGGTAAAGCCTTCTCCTCAAAGGGAAACCTGACAAAACATACTAAAAAGCACGCTGCGGAGAAACCACTTTCCTGA
- the LOC144194207 gene encoding uncharacterized protein LOC144194207 isoform X5 produces MPMRCIVAGCGKTNKQGVSLHTFPKDKNMKRIWTAKVKLNRAHWEGPSDTSVICSAHFEASDFEDSEALWAEFGLKKKKRLKANAIPNIESNRRGLEIRVPESEMSGRGQTEWLSDIDDQSIVRVRVCSDHFGNDVSDDDFSPEKHDSAHVKQEEAELDTLYIKKEEEEDEITTFPIPFIVKSEEGEDGPSRVERTWFSNPTPKEVSEGDLHPKKQHPRHLKHERPYSSEEAEPESPYIKEEQEDEMAEFPMTVFGKNQEDEGPSGQCRAEKTLFRDLTPKEVSEGDLDPEKRDPLYVKRERPYILREAEPGRPDLKKEEDDIIHFPITVFVKSQEGEGPSGERAENPLFDEPTPTDVIEGHLDPEKHNCPHV; encoded by the exons ATGCCGATGAGATGCATTGTTGCCGGTTGCGGAAAGACCAACAAGCAAGGAGTGAGTTTGCACACCTTCCCAAaggacaaaaatatgaaaagaataTGGACCGCTAAAGTCAAGTTGAATAGGGCACACTGGGAAGGACCGTCGGACACCAGCGTCATATGCAGCGCGCATTTCGAAGCATCCGACTTTGAGGATTCCGAGGCGTTGTGGGCAGAATTtggcttgaaaaagaaaaaaagactgaagGCCAACGCCATCCCAAACATCGAGTCCAATCGCAGAGGCTTGGAAATCAGG GTCCCGGAGTCTGAAATGTCGGGAAGAGGGCAGACGGAGTGGCTGAGCGATATCGACGACCAATCCATCGTGCGTGTTCGTGTGTGTAGCGATCACTTTGGCAACG ATGTCAGCGATGATGACTTTAGCCCAGAGAAACATGACTCCGCCCACGTTAAGCAAGAGGAGGCGGAGCTAGATACCCtgtacattaaaaaagaagaagaagaagatgagatCACCACGTTTCCAATCCCCTTCATCGTCAAGAGCGAAGAAGGCGAAGATGGTCCGAGCCGAGTGGAAAGGACATGGTTTTCGAACCCGACGCCAAAAG AGGTCAGTGAAGGAGATCTCCACCCCAAGAAGCAACATCCTCGTCACCTTAAACACGAAAGGCCGTACAGCTCAGAGGAGGCGGAGCCAGAGAGCCCTTACATcaaagaggaacaagaagatgAAATGGCCGAGTTCCCAATGACTGTCTTTGGGAAAAACCAAGAAGAcgaaggtccaagtggacagtGCAGAGCGGAAAAGACTTTGTTTCGAGACCTGACGCCAAAAG AGGTCAGTGAAGGAGATCTTGACCCCGAGAAGCGCGATCCCCTCTATGTTAAACGGGAGAGGCCGTACATCTTAAGGGAGGCGGAGCCAGGGAGGCCCGAccttaaaaaagaagaagacgaTATCATCCACTTCCCAATCACTGTCTTTGTGAAGAGCCAGGAAGGTGAAGGCCCAAGTGGAGAGAGGGCTGAAAATCCTTTGTTTGACGAGCCGACACCAACAG ACGTCATTGAAGGACATCTTGACCCCGAGAAGCACAATTGCCCCCATGTTTAA
- the LOC144194207 gene encoding uncharacterized protein LOC144194207 isoform X2: MPMRCIVAGCGKTNKQGVSLHTFPKDKNMKRIWTAKVKLNRAHWEGPSDTSVICSAHFEASDFEDSEALWAEFGLKKKKRLKANAIPNIESNRRGLEIRVPESEMSGRGQTEWLSDIDDQSIVRVRVCSDHFGNDVSDDDFSPEKHDSAHVKQEEAELDTLYIKKEEEEDEITTFPIPFIVKSEEGEDGPSRVERTWFSNPTPKEVSEGDLHPKKQHPRHLKHERPYSSEEAEPESPYIKEEQEDEMAEFPMTVFGKNQEDEGPSGQCRAEKTLFRDLTPKEVSEGDLDPEKRDPLYVKRERPYILREAEPGRPDLKKEEDDIIHFPITVFVKSQEGEGPSGERAENPLFDEPTPTEVSEADLDPEKQHLPHLKQENLYIQERNDEVTTFPWTTCVNSQQDEGPSPESRAEIPCYQDPTTIGEGPSLPDRHSMPLSDSDDVTSHSSDTDCEQGLDLQSMSSKFLNKSLSQSDAIECAGEKPFGCSHCGERFFNKGTLHEHKRTVHTAQKPFACSVCNKRFSWKYHLTRHTRKHTGENPFLCSVCGKSFSEQAYLERHARTHTGEKPFACSLCDKKFPLMMQLKNHARTHSGETPFACLLCEQRFSWKSQLMAHMHTHAGEKPFACPLCPKKFARERNLTIHSRIHTGERLFPCPHCPQTFSRKHQLAIHARAHTGEKPFPCSICGKRFTQKGYLSVHAKTHTGENLFPCSLCDKKFLTNALLQRHTKRHHGKKVFTCTTCGATFPEEEALKSHVNFHVEEQPCACPQCGQQFSQLRHLAAHLRTHVAEKPFGCSICPKKFTTERSLSVHQRRHNREKLFACSECDRSFFSKNELVAHERVHSGEKPFPCSVCGKQFLEEKHLRAHAKTHTGEKPFACSVCEKRFSGKRWLMAHVQMHAGERPFPCSVCGKCFLLKGDLNVHTRTHSGEKPYICTVCGKAFSSKGNLTKHTKKHAAEKPLS, from the exons ATGCCGATGAGATGCATTGTTGCCGGTTGCGGAAAGACCAACAAGCAAGGAGTGAGTTTGCACACCTTCCCAAaggacaaaaatatgaaaagaataTGGACCGCTAAAGTCAAGTTGAATAGGGCACACTGGGAAGGACCGTCGGACACCAGCGTCATATGCAGCGCGCATTTCGAAGCATCCGACTTTGAGGATTCCGAGGCGTTGTGGGCAGAATTtggcttgaaaaagaaaaaaagactgaagGCCAACGCCATCCCAAACATCGAGTCCAATCGCAGAGGCTTGGAAATCAGG GTCCCGGAGTCTGAAATGTCGGGAAGAGGGCAGACGGAGTGGCTGAGCGATATCGACGACCAATCCATCGTGCGTGTTCGTGTGTGTAGCGATCACTTTGGCAACG ATGTCAGCGATGATGACTTTAGCCCAGAGAAACATGACTCCGCCCACGTTAAGCAAGAGGAGGCGGAGCTAGATACCCtgtacattaaaaaagaagaagaagaagatgagatCACCACGTTTCCAATCCCCTTCATCGTCAAGAGCGAAGAAGGCGAAGATGGTCCGAGCCGAGTGGAAAGGACATGGTTTTCGAACCCGACGCCAAAAG AGGTCAGTGAAGGAGATCTCCACCCCAAGAAGCAACATCCTCGTCACCTTAAACACGAAAGGCCGTACAGCTCAGAGGAGGCGGAGCCAGAGAGCCCTTACATcaaagaggaacaagaagatgAAATGGCCGAGTTCCCAATGACTGTCTTTGGGAAAAACCAAGAAGAcgaaggtccaagtggacagtGCAGAGCGGAAAAGACTTTGTTTCGAGACCTGACGCCAAAAG AGGTCAGTGAAGGAGATCTTGACCCCGAGAAGCGCGATCCCCTCTATGTTAAACGGGAGAGGCCGTACATCTTAAGGGAGGCGGAGCCAGGGAGGCCCGAccttaaaaaagaagaagacgaTATCATCCACTTCCCAATCACTGTCTTTGTGAAGAGCCAGGAAGGTGAAGGCCCAAGTGGAGAGAGGGCTGAAAATCCTTTGTTTGACGAGCCGACACCAACAG AGGTCAGTGAGGCAGATCTTGACCctgagaagcaacatctccccCACCTCAAACAGGAGAATCTGTACATCCAAGAGAGAAATGATGAAGTCACCACATTTCCATGGACAACCTGCGTGAACAGCCAACAAGATGAAGGTCCGAGTCCAGAGAGCCGAGCAGAAATTCCATGCTATCAAGACCCGACAACAATAGGTGAGGGCCCATCGCTGCCGGACCGCCATTCAATGCCGCTTTCAGACAGCGACGATGTCACGTCCCATTCTTCTGACACTGATTGCGAACAAGGTCTTGATCTTCAGTCAATGTCTTCCAAATTCTTAAACAAGTCATTGTCGCAAAGCGATGCAATAGAATGCgctggtgagaaaccttttgGCTGCTCCCATTGCGGCGAACGATTTTTCAACAAAGGCACTCTCCACGAACACAAAAGGACTGTGCACACGGCCCAGAAACCCTTCGCCTGCTCCGTTTGCAACAAAAGGTTTTCTTGGAAGTATCACCTGACCAGGCACACGCGTAAACACACGGGTGAAAACCCCTTCCTCTGCTCCGTTTGTGGCAAAAGTTTCTCCGAGCAGGCGTACTTAGAAAGACATGCCAGGACCCACACCGGAGAAAAGCCGTTCGCCTGCTCGCTTTGTGATAAGAAATTCCCTCTGATGATGCAGTTAAAGAACCACGCTCGAACGCACAGCGGCGAGACACCGTTCGCCTGCTTGCTCTGCGAGCAGCGCTTTTCTTGGAAAAGTCAACTCATGGCGCACATGCACACGCACGCTGGGGAAAAACCTTTTGCCTGCCCGCTTTGCCCAAAGAAATTTGCCAGGGAGCGCAACTTAACAATCCACAGCAGGATCCACACCGGAGAGAGACTCTTCCCCTGCCCGCATTGCCCCCAAACGTTTTCCAGGAAGCATCAGTTGGCGATACACGCACGAGCgcacactggagaaaaacctTTTCCCTGCTCCATCTGCGGGAAAAGATTCACTCAAAAGGGATATTTGAGTGTGCACGCCAAGACGCACACGGGAGAGAACCTCTTTCCCTGCTCCCTTTGCGATAAGAAATTCTTGACCAACGCACTGTTGCAAAGACACACCAAGAGACACCATGGGAAGAAAGTTTTCACCTGCACCACTTGTGGGGCGACATTTCCAGAGGAGGAAGCTCTAAAAAGTCACGTTAATTTTCACGTCGAAGAGCAGCCTTGCGCCTGCCCACAGTGCGGACAACAATTTTCCCAGCTACGTCACTTAGCGGCACACCTTAGGACGCATGTTGCAGAGAAACCGTTTGGCTGCTCGATCTGCCCCAAGAAATTCACTACGGAGCGAAGTTTGAGTGTGCACCAAAGAAGACACAATAGGGAGAAGCTTTTCGCCTGCTCCGAATGTGATCGGAGTTTTTTCAGCAAAAACGAGTTGGTCGCGCACGAGCGCGTGCACTCTGGAGAGAAACCCTTTCCCTGTTCCGTCTGCGGCAAACAATTTCTCGAGGAGAAACATCTGCGCGCGCATGCCAAGACGCACACCGGAGAGAAACCCTTTGCCTGCTCCGTTTGCGAGAAAAGATTCTCCGGGAAGCGTTGGCTGATGGCGCACGTGCAAATGCACGCCGGAGAAAGACCTTTCCCCTGCTCTGTTTGCGGTAAATGTTTCCTCTTGAAGGGGGATTTGAACGTGCATACGAGGACCCACAGTGGGGAGAAACCTTACATTTGCACAGTGTGTGGTAAAGCCTTCTCCTCAAAGGGAAACCTGACAAAACATACTAAAAAGCACGCTGCGGAGAAACCACTTTCCTGA